AAAAGGAACATATATGACAATAGAACAAGAAGTAATTGATATCGTCGTCGAGCAACTCGGTGTCGATAAAGATGAGGTCGCTCTTGACAAGTCATTTGTCGAAGATCTCAACGCAGATTCATTAGATCTCACAGAACTCATCATGACTTTTGAAGAGCGTTTTAAAGAATATGATTGTGAAATTTCCGAAGAGCAAGCCGAAAAGCTCAAAACAGTCGGCGATGCTGTCACATTCATTCAAAAATGCGCGGATCAAAAAAAAGGGTAACAAACGGATCCTTATGAAAAGATTCATATACTTATTCTGCATGCTGTGTGCGTTTTCGATGGCAAGCTGCTATCGAATGCCCGGAGAGGATGATTGTTCGGTTATTCCAACCACAAATAACCTTTCCATCACAGGACAAGGGAGCAACCAAAGCTGGACTCCTTCCGTTCAATATTGATTTTACCCCAGTGAATGTCACAAACATTTCACTGGGATAAATTTGCTCCATCTAAAAGCGATCGAACCCCAGGCCCATCCTATGGTAAAATTAAAGCTAGATAGAATCATCGAGTATCTATTTTCAAAAAATTATGCCTTGAAACTGCAACCTGAAATGGATCAAGCTTACCTTTTATTGAAAATTGAAGGCAAAGAGTACCCTCTTTTCATCCGTATCTTGGATGGAGAAAACTTTTTACAACTCCTCGTTTTCTTTCCGGAAGCAATTAAAAAAGGCTGCTTTAATGATATGGCACGTTTGCTTC
This window of the Parachlamydia acanthamoebae genome carries:
- the acpP gene encoding acyl carrier protein produces the protein MTIEQEVIDIVVEQLGVDKDEVALDKSFVEDLNADSLDLTELIMTFEERFKEYDCEISEEQAEKLKTVGDAVTFIQKCADQKKG